A region from the Chitinophaga sp. Cy-1792 genome encodes:
- a CDS encoding ABC transporter ATP-binding protein yields the protein MMNFLEVNNISKAHQDQLAVKDVSFSMPQFQKLAIAGATGSGKSTLLKIISGLVQTDEGTVHFQGNKVKGPLHVLIPGHPGIAYLSQHFELRNNFRVEEILSRDNKLVDEDAAKVYEVCRITHLFKRKNDQISGGERQRVALARLLTTAPQLLVLDEPYSNLDMIHKQMLKQVIADIAADLKITCLLTSHDPLDVLSWADRIMIMRGGEVVQQGAPQEVYLQPADDYCAALFGTYNGIPAENAALLGLKVKADKIFIRPENVQLTKGAGIAATVETVQFFGSYEQAVLKTEVMPLLIKAHPGTLKTGTEVKIKLSLK from the coding sequence ATGATGAATTTTCTTGAAGTAAATAATATAAGCAAGGCCCATCAGGACCAGCTGGCGGTGAAGGACGTGAGTTTCAGCATGCCGCAGTTCCAGAAGCTGGCCATAGCCGGTGCTACCGGTTCCGGCAAAAGTACCCTCCTGAAAATTATCTCCGGCCTCGTGCAAACGGATGAAGGAACGGTACACTTCCAGGGTAACAAGGTAAAAGGCCCTTTACATGTGCTGATACCGGGTCATCCGGGTATTGCCTATCTCTCCCAGCATTTTGAGCTAAGAAATAACTTCAGGGTAGAGGAAATCCTCTCCCGTGATAATAAACTGGTAGATGAAGATGCGGCGAAGGTGTATGAAGTATGCCGGATTACCCATCTTTTCAAACGTAAGAACGACCAGATTTCCGGTGGAGAGCGGCAGCGCGTGGCGCTGGCCAGGCTGCTGACAACGGCGCCTCAGCTGTTGGTGCTGGATGAGCCTTACTCCAACCTGGATATGATCCATAAGCAAATGCTGAAACAGGTGATCGCAGATATTGCTGCTGACCTGAAAATAACCTGTCTGCTTACATCCCATGACCCGCTGGACGTATTGTCCTGGGCGGACCGCATCATGATCATGCGTGGGGGAGAAGTGGTGCAGCAGGGTGCTCCACAGGAGGTTTACCTGCAGCCGGCAGATGATTACTGTGCAGCACTTTTCGGTACCTATAACGGGATACCGGCGGAAAACGCCGCATTGCTCGGCCTTAAGGTCAAGGCAGACAAAATATTTATACGTCCTGAAAATGTACAGCTCACCAAAGGCGCCGGTATTGCGGCCACTGTGGAAACAGTACAGTTTTTCGGTAGCTACGAACAGGCCGTGCTTAAAACGGAGGTAATGCCCCTGCTGATCAAGGCGCATCCCGGTACCCTGAAAACCGGTACAGAAGTGAAAATCAAGCTATCGCTCAAATAA
- a CDS encoding cellulase family glycosylhydrolase: protein MEFHGNENSFARRVASLLVILLSLGMLAQGQGFLKANGPVIVNGKNEKVILRGMGLGGWMLQEGYMFRVGNIGQQYKIKEKIQELVGPERTATLYNNWLTSHTNKADIDSMAAWGFNSIRLPMHYRLYTLALEEEPVAGQQTWLDEGFALTDSLLSWCKANHMYLILDLHATPGGQGNDLPISDRHPERPSLWQSEANQAKMIALWKKLAARYANEAWIGGYDIINEPNWGFENADDRIGSKEKTNAPLKKLMQEITAAIREVDKNHLIIIEGNSFGNNYNGILPTWDNNMALSFHKYGNFTDEASIKHFKELRAQYNVPLWMGESGENSNNWYQHTISMVESNDIGWAWWQEKKIGFNQPLEIKLNPGYQAILDYWNGKGPKPSPEDAYAALTQWVADTRIENNIYHKDVTDAMFRQVQTTATIPFKSHVITDNAVVKAVDYDLGRNLFAYSDLDTASYHYTPGVNTRGNRGGVYRNDGVDIKSENGDYNIFSIEDTEWLQYTLTVPKAGNYTIYVKAAKDEGNAVFNLLDNGRTVATAVAVPDVQGWQRIAVKNIKLNKGEHQFRVYFTKGGCQFNQLEFQRQ, encoded by the coding sequence ATGGAATTTCACGGAAATGAAAACTCCTTTGCCAGGAGAGTAGCCAGCCTTTTAGTTATCTTATTATCATTAGGAATGCTTGCACAAGGTCAGGGCTTTTTAAAAGCCAATGGACCTGTCATTGTTAATGGTAAGAATGAAAAAGTCATCCTGAGAGGGATGGGTTTAGGTGGCTGGATGCTGCAGGAAGGGTATATGTTCCGTGTAGGTAATATTGGTCAGCAATATAAAATCAAAGAAAAGATACAGGAGCTGGTGGGGCCGGAGCGCACTGCTACCCTTTATAATAACTGGCTTACCAGCCATACCAACAAAGCAGACATCGACAGTATGGCCGCCTGGGGATTCAATTCCATCCGGCTGCCCATGCATTATCGCCTGTATACCTTAGCCTTAGAAGAAGAGCCGGTGGCCGGACAGCAAACCTGGCTGGACGAAGGTTTCGCGCTGACAGATTCTTTACTCAGCTGGTGCAAAGCCAATCATATGTACCTGATCCTGGACCTGCATGCCACACCTGGCGGACAGGGAAATGACCTGCCGATTTCAGATCGTCATCCGGAAAGACCAAGTTTATGGCAAAGTGAAGCAAATCAGGCAAAAATGATTGCTTTATGGAAAAAATTAGCTGCCAGGTATGCCAATGAAGCATGGATCGGTGGTTATGATATCATCAACGAACCTAACTGGGGCTTCGAAAATGCCGATGATAGAATAGGCAGCAAAGAAAAAACCAATGCACCACTGAAGAAATTGATGCAGGAAATCACTGCTGCCATCCGCGAGGTAGACAAAAATCACCTGATCATCATCGAAGGAAATTCTTTTGGTAATAATTACAATGGTATTCTGCCTACGTGGGATAACAATATGGCGTTGAGTTTCCACAAGTATGGCAACTTCACGGATGAAGCGTCTATCAAACACTTTAAAGAACTGCGTGCGCAATACAATGTTCCTTTATGGATGGGCGAATCTGGCGAGAACTCCAATAACTGGTACCAACATACGATCAGTATGGTGGAAAGTAATGATATCGGATGGGCATGGTGGCAGGAGAAAAAGATAGGTTTCAATCAGCCACTGGAGATAAAGCTGAACCCGGGCTACCAGGCTATCCTGGATTACTGGAACGGCAAGGGGCCGAAACCATCTCCGGAAGATGCCTATGCCGCATTGACACAATGGGTCGCTGATACACGTATTGAAAACAATATTTACCATAAAGACGTGACTGATGCTATGTTTCGTCAGGTGCAGACCACTGCCACCATACCGTTTAAATCACATGTAATTACTGATAATGCGGTGGTAAAAGCGGTGGATTATGACCTGGGGAGGAATTTATTTGCATACAGTGATCTGGATACGGCCAGCTATCATTATACGCCGGGTGTGAATACAAGAGGTAACCGTGGAGGTGTATACCGTAATGATGGGGTAGATATCAAATCAGAAAACGGAGATTATAATATTTTCAGCATAGAAGATACAGAATGGTTACAGTATACTTTAACAGTTCCGAAAGCAGGGAACTATACTATTTATGTCAAAGCAGCAAAGGATGAGGGTAACGCCGTATTTAACCTGCTGGATAATGGTCGGACAGTGGCTACAGCAGTAGCAGTTCCGGATGTACAGGGATGGCAGCGTATCGCAGTGAAAAATATTAAACTGAACAAAGGTGAGCACCAGTTCAGGGTATATTTCACCAAAGGTGGCTGTCAGTTTAATCAACTTGAATTCCAAAGACAATAA
- a CDS encoding triple tyrosine motif-containing protein, whose product MNRMRYIIILILLISGQPLIAQNTIGLSAVANYDKSQYHGNGQTWDIDMDQHGIMYFANNDGLITFNGSSWNIFQVPNKTRVRSVKVGDHGRIYVGAQDEFGYFKADDQGELKYTSLKPNIPAGKQQFADVWNIVPYHQDVFFRTPNKIFKLDNKGKIDVYFAKLEWKTLGSSGKNLYAEDHATGLYRFENNAWKPFCTAITERKIVISAFLDEQNDTLLVATIKDGLFKIYNNRLYPVNTAADQVFRGTHIYCGLRLRDQQYAIGTFSNGVYIIDLPSGKVIQQFSRVEGMQNNNVLRIFADGRTNLWMALENGIDKLQYDAPVKYIVPDRRNVLGSYTAAIFHHQMYIGTTDGLYSTPLDESEDFSLTKGQFTRMPNTAGQIWNLSVYDDHLLMGHQDGTFEIRNNNAIPLLKDVGSWIYQPIGKRLIIGNYIGLSAIEADGNNLKVKHHIEGLYESLRFLAPDGKGNLWSSHPYRGIYHLTFVADSLQFKVYGQKEGLPTDNNNFVFTLQQEMVAATTQGIYEYNRQSDRFQPAVKWQPIFRDMVIKYLREDANGNIWFVSDKKVGLADITTQKITWFPELTGQIISGFEFIYPYNDENIFMAGDKGIIHLNYKKYAEQHGGPTILFGRIMAGDKKMDSVLYGGYDNGNASAEISLPNAYRNFRFEFSSPAYGQNSNIHYSYQLKGYDKEVSDWSDKTEKEYTNLPFGHYTFMVTARDNLGKASAAASYSFYIAPAWYQTWLAWSIYIMLFILLIYFVYLRQQKRLAIQQEKHRREQEQLIFKHQLELERNEMQLIRLRNENLQADVQHKNKELATAAMNIVQKGKVLSDIKEAFLESIKKIADPAPMPKFRKLMKLFEEAENNEEDWTQFSQHFDQVHNNYLLTLKKKFPELTTTDLKLCAYLRINLTTKEIAQTMGISVRGVETSRYRLRKKLDIPGETNLYDFLMEVAYSEH is encoded by the coding sequence ATGAACAGGATGAGGTATATTATTATTCTTATACTGCTGATTTCAGGTCAACCGCTAATCGCTCAAAATACAATTGGTCTGTCGGCCGTAGCCAACTACGACAAATCACAATATCATGGAAATGGTCAGACGTGGGATATAGACATGGACCAGCATGGCATTATGTATTTCGCCAACAACGATGGGTTAATTACCTTCAATGGCAGCAGCTGGAATATTTTCCAGGTACCAAATAAAACAAGGGTACGGTCTGTGAAAGTCGGCGACCATGGCCGCATTTACGTAGGTGCACAGGATGAGTTCGGATATTTTAAAGCAGATGATCAGGGCGAATTAAAATACACTTCGCTGAAACCCAACATCCCTGCAGGAAAGCAGCAGTTTGCTGATGTATGGAACATTGTACCCTACCACCAGGATGTATTTTTTCGTACACCTAACAAGATTTTTAAGCTCGACAATAAAGGTAAGATAGACGTCTATTTCGCGAAGTTGGAATGGAAAACATTGGGTAGCAGTGGTAAGAATTTATATGCAGAAGATCATGCCACTGGTTTATATAGATTTGAAAACAATGCCTGGAAACCTTTCTGTACCGCCATCACCGAAAGAAAAATTGTCATCAGTGCCTTCCTCGATGAACAGAACGACACCCTCCTGGTAGCTACCATCAAAGACGGTTTGTTCAAGATATACAATAACCGGCTATACCCTGTAAACACAGCAGCAGACCAGGTTTTCCGCGGCACACATATTTACTGCGGCCTCCGGTTACGTGACCAGCAATACGCTATAGGCACATTTTCCAATGGTGTTTATATCATAGACCTGCCCAGCGGAAAAGTAATACAACAGTTTTCCCGTGTGGAAGGCATGCAGAATAATAATGTGCTCCGCATTTTTGCAGATGGCCGCACCAACCTCTGGATGGCCCTGGAAAATGGTATAGACAAATTACAATATGATGCACCGGTGAAATACATCGTGCCAGACCGTCGTAATGTTCTCGGCTCCTATACCGCGGCTATCTTTCATCATCAGATGTATATCGGTACTACAGACGGACTTTACAGTACTCCCCTCGATGAGTCGGAGGATTTTAGTCTGACCAAAGGCCAGTTTACCAGGATGCCCAATACCGCCGGACAAATCTGGAACCTCAGCGTTTATGACGACCATCTGCTGATGGGCCACCAGGACGGCACCTTTGAAATACGGAACAACAACGCCATTCCGTTGCTGAAAGACGTCGGTAGCTGGATATACCAGCCCATAGGCAAACGCCTCATCATCGGGAACTATATCGGTTTATCGGCGATAGAAGCCGATGGCAACAACCTCAAAGTGAAACACCATATCGAAGGATTATATGAATCACTGCGCTTCCTGGCGCCCGACGGCAAAGGAAACCTCTGGTCGTCTCATCCCTACCGCGGTATTTATCACCTGACCTTTGTAGCAGATAGTTTGCAGTTTAAGGTATACGGCCAAAAAGAAGGGCTCCCTACCGACAACAACAACTTCGTTTTCACCCTGCAACAGGAAATGGTTGCAGCAACAACCCAGGGCATATACGAATATAACCGGCAGTCAGACCGGTTCCAGCCGGCAGTAAAATGGCAACCGATCTTCAGGGATATGGTCATTAAATACCTCCGCGAAGATGCCAACGGCAATATCTGGTTCGTATCTGATAAAAAGGTAGGACTGGCAGATATCACCACCCAAAAAATCACCTGGTTCCCGGAATTGACAGGGCAGATCATCAGTGGATTTGAATTTATTTACCCCTATAATGATGAAAATATATTCATGGCAGGTGATAAAGGGATCATCCACCTGAATTACAAAAAATATGCAGAACAGCATGGTGGCCCGACCATTCTGTTTGGCCGTATCATGGCCGGCGACAAAAAAATGGACAGTGTGTTATACGGCGGATATGACAATGGTAACGCATCTGCGGAAATCAGCCTACCCAATGCATACCGTAATTTCAGGTTCGAATTCTCTTCCCCTGCCTACGGACAAAACAGCAATATCCATTACAGTTATCAGCTGAAAGGTTATGATAAGGAGGTCTCTGACTGGTCTGACAAAACGGAGAAAGAATATACCAACCTTCCTTTCGGGCATTATACGTTTATGGTGACAGCCCGCGACAACCTCGGCAAAGCCTCTGCTGCTGCCTCCTACAGCTTTTATATTGCGCCGGCATGGTACCAGACATGGCTGGCATGGAGTATTTATATTATGTTGTTCATCCTGCTGATCTACTTCGTTTATCTGCGGCAGCAAAAACGGCTGGCCATCCAGCAGGAAAAGCATCGCAGGGAGCAGGAGCAGCTGATCTTCAAGCACCAGCTGGAGCTGGAACGCAACGAAATGCAGCTGATACGCCTGCGTAACGAAAACCTGCAGGCAGACGTACAACATAAAAACAAAGAACTGGCTACCGCCGCGATGAACATCGTACAGAAAGGTAAAGTCCTTTCTGACATCAAAGAAGCTTTCCTCGAGTCTATCAAAAAAATAGCAGATCCTGCTCCCATGCCTAAATTCAGGAAGCTGATGAAACTTTTTGAAGAGGCAGAAAATAATGAAGAAGACTGGACACAATTCTCTCAGCACTTCGATCAGGTGCATAATAATTACCTGCTCACCCTGAAAAAGAAATTCCCTGAGCTAACCACCACCGATCTGAAGCTGTGCGCCTACCTGCGTATCAACCTTACCACCAAGGAAATTGCGCAGACAATGGGCATCAGTGTGCGTGGGGTTGAAACCAGCCGATACCGGTTAAGGAAGAAACTGGATATTCCGGGGGAAACGAATTTATATGACTTTTTGATGGAAGTGGCGTATAGTGAGCATTAA
- a CDS encoding ABC transporter permease — translation MISNYLRIVWRNMQRNRMYTVINITGLAMGVTCAILIFCLINYHYSFDNYHPDKERIYRVVSETSFDNQLDPGPAAPTPMAGILKSEFAFTDAAAMRSGRSAMLVTTSKAGDASKFKFPGAYIQPDYFKIFDIPMLNGSRPVLTEPNTALVTRKVAEQLYPGKDPVGKPLVVNNNVVYTIAGILADVPVNTDNQEQIYLPFENLRKLSPGFISDSNWNTLSTSMQCYLKVKPGVKAGEVDDQLKGLVNKYYSKEDAKLFHYFLQPLSERHFDSRFNGVMDKRYLRGLALIGMLLIVTACINFVNLATAQSIRRSKEVGVRKALGGTQWQMLWQFLFETSGIVAMALAVGCVGAILSVPYLNSLFNVKINININLALTLAGFALGLFVVTSLLAGFYPGWLLSRFKPVEALKGKVVAPGGRSFNIRRGLVVVQFVLVQFMIISTVVIARQMYYAINADLGFKKDNILLMDLRGAEESRNQTLKNQLMQVPGVTDVALCYSAPLSDNNNYSDVKYDNNPVSEAWQVNTKNGDEHYLGMFGIKLVAGRNFYANDTNSVMVNEMFVKKLRLKSPEAILGKRIKMNGRFTEVVGVVKDFNNLSLHHEIDPIGISYQPDNFSNGAIKMQPGNLHALDDIKKVYAAVYPEQLVDYVFLDDDIAQMYEVESVMMKLIRIFAAIAILIGCIGLLGLVSFLAVQKRKEIGVRRVLGATVGSILWLFGREFARLILIAFIVAAPLAALAMSKWLQGYAYSIHLGFRDFLLPAGITAVIVLITVWYTSYSAASMNPVKSIRTE, via the coding sequence ATGATCAGTAATTATCTAAGAATAGTGTGGCGCAATATGCAGCGCAACAGGATGTATACGGTTATTAATATCACAGGATTGGCCATGGGTGTCACCTGTGCTATTTTGATATTCTGTCTGATTAACTACCATTATTCTTTTGATAATTACCATCCGGATAAGGAACGTATCTACCGGGTAGTATCAGAAACGTCTTTTGATAATCAGCTGGATCCGGGCCCTGCTGCACCTACACCTATGGCGGGTATATTAAAGAGCGAGTTTGCATTTACAGATGCTGCGGCCATGCGTTCCGGCAGGTCGGCGATGCTGGTCACTACCAGTAAGGCCGGCGATGCCAGCAAGTTTAAATTCCCGGGCGCGTATATCCAGCCGGATTACTTTAAAATATTTGATATCCCAATGTTAAACGGCAGCCGGCCTGTACTGACGGAGCCCAATACCGCCCTGGTAACAAGGAAGGTAGCGGAGCAGCTATATCCGGGTAAAGATCCGGTAGGTAAGCCACTGGTGGTTAACAACAACGTAGTATATACCATTGCCGGTATTTTGGCAGATGTACCTGTTAATACAGATAACCAGGAGCAAATATACCTGCCGTTTGAAAACCTGCGTAAGTTGAGTCCGGGCTTTATAAGTGACAGTAACTGGAATACGCTTAGTACATCTATGCAGTGTTATTTAAAGGTAAAGCCAGGTGTTAAAGCGGGAGAGGTGGATGATCAGTTGAAGGGACTGGTAAATAAGTATTACTCAAAGGAAGATGCGAAGCTGTTTCATTATTTTCTGCAGCCGTTATCAGAGCGCCATTTTGATTCCCGTTTCAATGGGGTGATGGATAAACGCTATTTGAGGGGGCTGGCGCTGATAGGCATGTTGCTGATCGTTACGGCGTGTATCAATTTTGTTAACCTGGCTACGGCGCAGTCTATACGAAGGAGTAAGGAAGTCGGCGTTCGTAAGGCTTTGGGAGGCACTCAGTGGCAGATGTTGTGGCAGTTTTTGTTTGAAACCTCCGGCATCGTGGCAATGGCACTGGCAGTAGGCTGTGTGGGTGCGATACTTTCGGTTCCTTATCTGAACAGCTTATTCAATGTAAAGATTAATATTAATATAAACCTGGCGTTGACGCTGGCAGGATTTGCATTGGGATTGTTTGTTGTCACATCTTTGCTGGCAGGGTTTTATCCGGGATGGTTATTGTCCCGGTTTAAGCCGGTAGAAGCGCTGAAGGGCAAGGTGGTAGCTCCTGGCGGCAGGAGTTTTAATATTCGCAGGGGGTTGGTAGTCGTACAGTTTGTGCTGGTGCAGTTTATGATTATCAGTACTGTGGTAATAGCGAGGCAGATGTATTATGCGATCAATGCTGATTTAGGATTTAAGAAAGATAATATTTTGTTGATGGATTTGCGGGGTGCGGAGGAAAGCCGTAACCAGACGCTGAAGAACCAGCTGATGCAGGTGCCGGGAGTCACGGATGTAGCCCTGTGTTATAGTGCCCCATTGTCTGACAACAACAATTACAGCGACGTCAAATACGATAATAACCCTGTCAGTGAGGCATGGCAGGTAAATACGAAGAATGGCGATGAGCATTACCTGGGGATGTTCGGTATTAAGCTGGTTGCCGGCAGGAACTTTTATGCCAATGATACCAATAGTGTGATGGTAAATGAGATGTTTGTGAAGAAATTGCGGTTGAAAAGTCCGGAAGCTATCCTTGGTAAGCGTATAAAGATGAATGGCCGTTTTACTGAAGTGGTGGGGGTAGTGAAAGATTTCAATAATCTGAGTCTGCACCACGAGATAGACCCTATAGGTATCAGTTATCAGCCGGATAATTTCAGTAATGGTGCCATTAAAATGCAGCCGGGCAACCTCCATGCGCTGGATGATATCAAAAAGGTATATGCTGCCGTATATCCGGAGCAGTTAGTAGATTATGTATTCCTGGATGATGATATTGCACAAATGTATGAAGTGGAGTCAGTGATGATGAAGCTGATCAGGATATTTGCTGCGATTGCCATATTAATAGGCTGTATAGGTTTACTGGGGCTGGTGTCATTCCTGGCGGTACAGAAGCGCAAGGAAATAGGCGTACGGCGTGTGCTGGGGGCAACCGTAGGCTCCATTCTCTGGTTGTTTGGCCGTGAGTTTGCGCGGTTGATATTGATTGCATTTATAGTTGCAGCGCCACTTGCAGCTTTGGCGATGTCGAAATGGTTGCAGGGCTATGCGTACAGTATTCACCTGGGTTTCCGGGATTTCCTGTTGCCGGCGGGTATTACTGCTGTTATAGTATTAATTACTGTATGGTATACTTCGTATAGTGCTGCCAGTATGAATCCGGTGAAAAGTATCAGGACGGAGTAA
- a CDS encoding YMGG-like glycine zipper-containing protein, giving the protein MKKTFVVAAAALALFACKGQPDQAAIEAAKKATIDSINNVEAIKQRAIDSVNYANKHHHKGGSESGYSPAEYTNNDGTAANSTPAAAAATPAEKKKKGWSSWSHTAKGAVVGAGAGAVTGAIVNKDHVKGAAIGTIIGAGVGAGTGAIVDHSKKKKANQ; this is encoded by the coding sequence ATGAAAAAAACATTCGTCGTAGCAGCAGCCGCTTTAGCATTATTTGCCTGCAAAGGCCAGCCGGACCAGGCAGCCATCGAAGCAGCTAAAAAAGCCACCATTGACTCTATCAATAACGTTGAAGCCATCAAACAACGTGCGATCGATTCAGTAAACTATGCTAACAAACATCATCATAAAGGTGGCAGCGAAAGCGGTTACAGCCCGGCTGAATACACCAATAATGACGGTACTGCCGCAAACAGTACCCCTGCCGCTGCAGCAGCTACTCCTGCTGAGAAAAAGAAAAAAGGATGGAGCTCCTGGAGCCACACTGCCAAAGGTGCCGTTGTTGGTGCCGGCGCAGGTGCCGTAACAGGTGCAATCGTTAATAAAGACCACGTGAAAGGTGCCGCTATCGGTACTATCATTGGCGCCGGCGTTGGTGCTGGTACCGGTGCAATCGTGGATCATTCTAAAAAGAAGAAAGCAAATCAATAA
- a CDS encoding family 16 glycosylhydrolase translates to MTVKPFHVGVALLLALTSCTKSAENTQQLEKITGNAKAQVALATSYNLIWSDEFDGSSVNTNNWSFETGPGVNNEKEYYQASNATVSGGNLVITAKKQTVNGWPYTSARMNTAGHFTTKYGRIEARIKLPSGQGLWPAFWMLGNNIGSVGWPACGEIDIMERVNTSNTIYGTIHWNNNGHVSYGGTTTTDPENYHVYAVEWDANGIRWFVDGTQYVAANTQNNINNTGAFQNPFFIILNLAVAGDFPGQTVDESKLPASMYVDYVRVYSITQSSVPVGQTITLKGFNNAFVSSENGTQAMTCTRATAQAWEQFTVVDAGGGKVALQAMGKYVSSENGVNPITCNRTTIGDWEKFDWIVNADGTISLRGNNGKYVSCENGTQAMTCNRATISGWEAFHI, encoded by the coding sequence ATGACTGTAAAACCATTCCACGTGGGCGTAGCCCTGTTATTAGCCCTTACTTCCTGTACGAAGAGCGCTGAAAATACGCAGCAGCTTGAAAAAATTACAGGTAACGCAAAAGCTCAGGTAGCACTTGCCACCTCTTACAATCTGATCTGGTCAGATGAATTTGATGGCAGCAGCGTTAACACCAACAACTGGTCTTTTGAAACCGGCCCGGGTGTTAACAACGAAAAAGAATATTATCAGGCATCGAACGCAACTGTCAGCGGAGGCAACCTGGTGATCACAGCGAAGAAGCAGACCGTAAACGGATGGCCGTATACCTCTGCCCGCATGAACACTGCCGGACACTTTACAACTAAGTACGGACGTATTGAAGCCCGTATCAAACTCCCTTCAGGCCAGGGCTTATGGCCTGCCTTCTGGATGTTGGGGAACAACATCGGTTCTGTAGGATGGCCTGCATGTGGTGAAATCGACATTATGGAACGTGTCAACACCAGCAATACGATCTACGGAACCATCCATTGGAATAACAATGGACACGTAAGTTATGGTGGTACTACCACTACAGATCCCGAAAACTACCACGTTTATGCGGTAGAGTGGGATGCAAATGGAATCAGGTGGTTTGTTGATGGTACGCAGTACGTTGCTGCCAACACGCAGAACAACATCAACAATACCGGTGCTTTCCAGAATCCGTTCTTTATAATACTGAACCTTGCAGTAGCAGGCGATTTCCCTGGTCAGACAGTGGACGAAAGCAAGCTGCCGGCAAGTATGTACGTAGACTATGTTCGTGTTTACTCCATTACACAGTCATCTGTACCTGTAGGACAAACAATTACGCTCAAGGGCTTTAACAATGCATTTGTCAGCAGCGAAAACGGTACACAGGCCATGACTTGTACCCGTGCCACTGCACAAGCCTGGGAGCAGTTTACCGTGGTAGATGCAGGTGGTGGAAAAGTAGCACTGCAGGCTATGGGAAAATATGTTTCATCAGAAAACGGCGTCAATCCTATTACGTGTAACCGTACTACTATTGGCGACTGGGAAAAGTTTGACTGGATCGTGAACGCAGACGGTACGATTTCGTTACGAGGCAATAATGGCAAATATGTATCCTGTGAAAACGGGACACAGGCCATGACCTGCAATCGTGCTACGATTTCCGGCTGGGAAGCTTTTCATATCTAG
- a CDS encoding RNA polymerase sigma factor yields the protein MEKQPDYELIERLKAGDNAAFDTFFVKYYQMLCLNAYWFLRNEAEAQDLVQTFFIDIWDKKLYLNLNGDVKGYLHQSVKNRCLNYLRKQKLTREQQEDFSMLQDATDKPPETSPDYIRQLNTTLDDMARQKRAAIHLVYVQGKRYQEAADEMGISLNSFKTHLKRGLKLLRHAIIQK from the coding sequence ATGGAGAAACAACCAGACTATGAGCTGATTGAACGGCTAAAGGCAGGCGACAATGCCGCATTTGATACGTTTTTCGTCAAATATTACCAGATGCTCTGCCTGAATGCTTATTGGTTTCTGCGTAACGAAGCAGAAGCCCAGGACCTCGTGCAAACATTTTTTATCGATATCTGGGATAAAAAGTTATATTTAAATCTCAATGGTGATGTGAAAGGTTATCTTCATCAGTCAGTAAAAAACCGTTGTCTGAATTATCTGCGCAAGCAGAAGCTGACCAGAGAGCAACAGGAAGACTTTTCCATGTTACAGGATGCTACAGACAAACCTCCAGAAACAAGTCCGGATTACATCCGGCAACTCAATACTACGCTTGATGATATGGCCCGGCAAAAGAGAGCCGCTATTCACTTAGTTTATGTACAAGGAAAAAGATACCAGGAAGCTGCCGATGAAATGGGTATCAGCCTGAATTCTTTTAAAACGCATCTGAAGCGCGGCCTGAAGTTATTACGTCATGCCATCATTCAGAAATAA